The Sphingopyxis fribergensis genome contains a region encoding:
- a CDS encoding gamma-glutamyl-gamma-aminobutyrate hydrolase family protein produces the protein MSLRPVLGIIACNRMVGTQLAQAVMNRYATAAMRHADCAALIIPSLPDHMRAAEVVGRLDGVLLTGTPSNVAPALYDDPGDGEGPFDPDRDRMMTELVEAVIAAQRPLFGICRGFQEINVALGGTLRRDTSASDELLLHHAPDGASFDGMFDHHHPVELVGGGLLASAYGKPSLDVNSVHYQGVGTLAEGLKVEARAPDGLVEAFSARPNGAPLLAVQWHPEWATDGDADSQTYFHLLGRALRGKL, from the coding sequence ATGTCTTTGCGCCCCGTCCTCGGCATTATCGCGTGCAACCGCATGGTCGGCACGCAACTCGCGCAGGCGGTGATGAATCGCTATGCGACTGCGGCGATGCGGCATGCCGATTGCGCTGCGCTGATCATTCCATCCTTGCCCGACCATATGCGGGCTGCCGAAGTCGTGGGGCGGCTCGACGGCGTGCTGCTGACCGGGACGCCGTCGAATGTGGCGCCCGCGCTTTACGATGACCCGGGGGACGGCGAGGGGCCTTTCGATCCCGACCGCGACCGGATGATGACCGAACTGGTCGAGGCGGTGATCGCGGCGCAGCGGCCGCTTTTCGGCATCTGTCGCGGTTTTCAGGAAATCAATGTCGCATTGGGCGGGACGCTGCGGCGCGACACGTCGGCGAGCGACGAACTGCTCCTCCATCACGCCCCAGACGGTGCCAGCTTCGATGGCATGTTCGATCATCATCACCCTGTCGAACTGGTCGGCGGCGGCTTGCTTGCCTCGGCTTATGGCAAGCCCTCGCTCGACGTGAATTCGGTCCATTATCAGGGCGTCGGAACGCTGGCCGAGGGATTGAAGGTCGAAGCGCGCGCGCCCGACGGGCTGGTCGAGGCGTTTAGCGCGCGGCCGAACGGCGCGCCGCTGCTCGCGGTTCAGTGGCACCCCGAATGGGCCACCGACGGCGATGCCGACAGCCAGACCTATTTCCACCTCCTCGGACGCGCGTTAAGAGGCAAGCTATGA
- a CDS encoding aspartate aminotransferase family protein: MPRNHDITELRRLDVAHHLPAQADWAEIEALGGSRIITHAEGCYIHDGDGHRILDGMAGLWCVNVGYGREELVEAAAAQMRELPFYNTFFKTATPPTVTLAAKIASLTGNRLPHIFFNASGSEANDTVFRMVRHYWKLKGEPKRTVFISRWNAYHGSTVAGVSLGGMKAMHAQGDLPIPGVEHVRQPYAYNEGQGMSEEEFCDACVAAIEDKILEVGPENCAAFIGEPVQGAGGVIIPPKGYWPKVEAVARKYGLLVVADEVICGFGRTGKMWGHETMGFTPDLMPMAKGLSSGYLPISATAVAAHVVEVLKTGGDFVHGFTYSGHPVAAAVALKNIEIIEREGLVERTGSVTGPHLAKALATLNDHPLVGEARSIGLLGAVEIVADKESRARFGGAEGTAGPMARDACIANGLMVRGIRDSLVMCPPLIITTEQIDEMVAIIRKSLDEVMPKLRAL; encoded by the coding sequence ATGCCTCGCAATCACGACATCACCGAACTGCGCCGCCTCGACGTCGCGCATCATTTGCCCGCGCAGGCCGACTGGGCCGAGATCGAAGCGCTCGGCGGCAGCCGCATCATCACCCATGCCGAAGGGTGCTATATCCATGATGGCGACGGCCACCGCATCCTCGACGGCATGGCGGGCCTGTGGTGCGTCAATGTCGGCTATGGCCGCGAAGAACTGGTCGAGGCGGCGGCGGCGCAGATGCGCGAACTGCCTTTTTACAACACCTTCTTCAAGACCGCGACGCCGCCGACGGTGACGCTCGCGGCCAAGATCGCGAGCCTGACCGGCAACCGCCTGCCGCACATTTTTTTCAACGCCTCGGGCAGCGAGGCGAACGACACGGTGTTCCGCATGGTGCGCCATTATTGGAAGCTGAAGGGCGAGCCGAAGCGCACGGTCTTCATCAGCCGCTGGAATGCCTATCATGGCTCGACTGTCGCGGGCGTGTCGCTGGGCGGGATGAAGGCGATGCACGCGCAAGGCGATTTGCCGATCCCCGGCGTCGAGCATGTCCGCCAGCCCTATGCCTATAATGAAGGGCAGGGGATGAGCGAGGAGGAATTCTGCGATGCCTGCGTGGCGGCGATCGAGGACAAGATTCTCGAGGTTGGCCCTGAAAATTGCGCTGCCTTTATCGGCGAGCCGGTGCAAGGCGCCGGCGGCGTCATCATCCCGCCCAAGGGATATTGGCCGAAGGTCGAGGCGGTCGCGCGCAAATATGGCCTGCTCGTCGTTGCCGACGAAGTGATCTGCGGTTTCGGGCGCACCGGCAAGATGTGGGGCCACGAAACGATGGGCTTCACGCCCGACCTGATGCCGATGGCGAAGGGGCTGTCGTCGGGTTACCTGCCGATCTCGGCGACCGCGGTCGCGGCGCATGTCGTCGAGGTTCTGAAGACGGGCGGCGATTTCGTCCATGGGTTCACCTATTCGGGCCATCCGGTTGCCGCCGCGGTCGCGCTCAAGAATATCGAGATCATCGAGCGCGAAGGGCTCGTCGAGCGCACCGGGAGCGTCACCGGGCCGCATCTCGCGAAAGCGCTTGCGACGTTGAACGATCATCCGCTCGTCGGCGAAGCGCGCTCGATCGGTCTGCTCGGTGCGGTCGAGATCGTCGCGGACAAGGAAAGCCGTGCGCGTTTCGGCGGCGCCGAGGGGACCGCGGGGCCGATGGCGCGTGACGCCTGCATCGCGAACGGGCTGATGGTGCGCGGCATCCGCGACAGCCTGGTCATGTGCCCGCCGCTGATCATCACCACCGAGCAGATCGACGAGATGGTTGCCATCATCCGCAAATCGCTCGATGAGGTGATGCCGAAACTTCGCGCCCTTTAA
- a CDS encoding ABC transporter permease, giving the protein MAEQDWKTNKRVFAAVSLPTLFWVIVFFLVPMAIVWLYSFGENKGLTEIEFSGTLDNYKRATEWLYLTIFGKSFAVAALVTLICLIIGFPVAMAITFASEKWRPWLLLGIMLPFWTNLLIRTYALMMLLGTQGFANKGLGALWEGTSWIKTLVGLQPLPTWEPVQLLFNNFAVVFGLVYVHLPFMVLPLYAALDRLDRSLIEASLDLGAGHFRTIMRIVVPLAAPGIIAGVMITLIPALGAYLTPDLMGGTDSQMIANVIERQFKKANDWPFGAALSFLLIYAMFALIAIQSMRKKVPEVR; this is encoded by the coding sequence GTGGCCGAACAGGACTGGAAAACGAACAAGAGGGTTTTTGCAGCGGTGTCGCTGCCCACGCTCTTCTGGGTCATCGTCTTCTTCCTGGTGCCCATGGCGATCGTCTGGCTCTACAGCTTTGGCGAGAATAAGGGTCTGACCGAAATCGAATTTTCGGGCACGCTCGACAATTACAAGCGCGCGACCGAGTGGCTGTACCTGACCATTTTCGGCAAGAGTTTCGCGGTCGCTGCGCTCGTCACCCTCATCTGCCTGATCATCGGTTTCCCGGTCGCCATGGCGATCACTTTCGCCAGCGAGAAATGGCGGCCGTGGCTACTGCTCGGTATCATGCTGCCCTTCTGGACGAACCTCCTCATCCGCACCTACGCACTGATGATGCTGCTCGGCACACAGGGCTTTGCGAACAAGGGGCTCGGCGCTTTGTGGGAAGGGACGAGCTGGATCAAGACCCTCGTCGGACTGCAGCCGCTCCCAACATGGGAGCCGGTGCAGCTGCTCTTCAACAATTTCGCGGTCGTCTTCGGGCTCGTCTATGTCCACCTGCCCTTCATGGTCCTGCCGCTCTACGCCGCGCTCGACCGGCTCGACCGCAGCCTGATCGAGGCGAGCCTCGACCTTGGCGCCGGGCATTTTCGCACGATCATGCGGATCGTCGTGCCGCTCGCCGCACCGGGGATCATTGCCGGGGTGATGATCACCTTGATCCCCGCATTGGGTGCCTATCTGACTCCCGATTTGATGGGCGGGACCGACAGCCAGATGATCGCCAACGTCATCGAGCGTCAGTTCAAGAAGGCCAATGACTGGCCCTTCGGCGCCGCCCTCTCCTTCCTGCTCATATACGCAATGTTCGCGCTGATCGCGATCCAGTCGATGCGCAAAAAAGTACCGGAGGTCCGCTGA
- a CDS encoding ABC transporter substrate-binding protein, protein MDPIELIKQTRGRRSLLQAMGVAAIGISFGGLAACSKEGGKKLANGEEAKLNFYNWDTYIGENTLDNFKESTGVDVTMDLFDSNDVLFAKFKAGNPGYDVIVPSNDFVERMSKADMLLPLDHALIPNKKNIDPAYINVEYDLQRKFSMPYTWLALGIGYRKSKVSATPDSWKILFDSPEYAGRIAWLSEAGDMFRLYGKYLGKSVNALTPADIATIEKMMIKQKPNVKKFHEDDGQDLLLKGDVDVVLEYNGDIAQAMTEDKDIDFVVPKEGSQLNSDNLCIPKGAPHPKNAHAFINYILDANVDKEITETILYPTPNAAAKALMPDSYKNNPVIFPPADVLAKCEYARFNAELQPLYEEAFTRVRAA, encoded by the coding sequence ATGGATCCGATTGAACTGATCAAGCAAACCCGGGGGCGCCGTTCGCTGCTGCAAGCGATGGGGGTCGCAGCAATCGGGATCAGCTTCGGCGGGCTCGCGGCGTGCAGCAAGGAGGGCGGCAAGAAGCTCGCCAATGGCGAGGAAGCCAAGCTCAACTTCTATAACTGGGACACTTATATCGGCGAGAATACGCTCGACAATTTCAAGGAATCGACGGGCGTCGACGTCACCATGGACCTGTTCGACAGCAACGATGTGCTGTTCGCGAAATTCAAGGCGGGCAATCCCGGTTACGACGTGATCGTGCCGTCGAATGACTTTGTCGAACGGATGAGCAAGGCGGACATGCTGCTCCCGCTCGACCACGCGCTGATCCCGAACAAGAAAAATATCGATCCGGCGTACATCAACGTCGAATATGACCTGCAGCGCAAATTTTCGATGCCCTACACTTGGCTCGCGCTCGGCATCGGCTATCGCAAGTCGAAGGTGTCTGCGACGCCCGACAGCTGGAAAATCCTGTTCGACAGCCCCGAATATGCGGGCCGCATCGCCTGGCTGTCGGAGGCCGGAGACATGTTCCGCCTTTACGGCAAATATCTCGGCAAATCGGTCAACGCGCTGACCCCCGCGGACATTGCGACGATCGAAAAGATGATGATCAAGCAAAAGCCCAATGTGAAAAAATTCCACGAGGATGACGGGCAGGATCTGTTGCTCAAGGGCGATGTCGACGTCGTGCTCGAATATAATGGCGATATCGCGCAGGCGATGACCGAAGACAAGGACATCGACTTTGTCGTGCCCAAGGAAGGCAGCCAGCTCAATTCGGACAATCTGTGTATCCCCAAGGGCGCGCCGCACCCGAAGAACGCCCACGCCTTCATCAACTATATCCTCGACGCCAACGTCGATAAGGAAATCACGGAGACGATCCTGTATCCTACGCCAAATGCGGCAGCGAAGGCACTGATGCCCGACAGCTACAAGAACAACCCGGTCATCTTCCCGCCCGCCGACGTTTTGGCAAAATGCGAATATGCGCGCTTCAATGCCGAGTTGCAGCCGCTTTACGAAGAAGCCTTCACCAGGGTCCGGGCAGCCTAG
- a CDS encoding class I SAM-dependent methyltransferase: MSDIPTVPTHDWNGDSGDRWAANLARLDLMLEDFGNAAIRAAHGQPGEHILDIGCGSGTSTFPLAEQVRPGGHVLGVDISGQLVEIARAAAPAGVPAEFRCADAATAPLPAGSFDLLFSRFGVMFFDDPVAAFTHMRHALKPGGRLAFVCWRGAQENDWVRLPMAAIRDIVEPVPADPTAPGPFAFGDRHRLADILAAAGFTAIDIAPFDTIISYGRGATREAAIDDALDMAFQVGPLARALADQPDDFREKAAVAVRAAFAKQPGETSVLIDGAAWIVTARN; encoded by the coding sequence ATGTCCGATATCCCGACCGTCCCGACCCACGACTGGAACGGCGACAGCGGCGACCGCTGGGCCGCCAATCTCGCGCGGCTGGACTTAATGCTCGAGGATTTCGGCAATGCGGCGATCCGCGCAGCCCACGGGCAGCCTGGCGAGCATATCCTCGATATCGGTTGCGGATCAGGCACGTCGACCTTCCCGCTTGCCGAACAGGTCCGACCCGGCGGGCATGTCCTCGGCGTCGACATATCGGGCCAACTCGTCGAGATTGCCCGCGCTGCCGCACCTGCTGGCGTACCGGCTGAATTCCGCTGTGCCGATGCCGCAACCGCTCCGCTTCCTGCGGGGAGCTTCGACCTCCTCTTCTCGCGCTTTGGCGTGATGTTCTTTGACGATCCGGTCGCGGCCTTCACGCATATGCGGCACGCCCTCAAACCCGGCGGACGGCTCGCCTTCGTCTGCTGGCGCGGCGCGCAAGAGAATGACTGGGTCCGCCTACCGATGGCCGCGATCCGCGATATCGTCGAGCCCGTTCCCGCCGACCCGACCGCCCCCGGACCCTTCGCCTTTGGTGACCGGCACCGATTGGCCGATATTCTCGCCGCGGCTGGCTTCACGGCGATCGATATTGCGCCGTTCGACACCATCATTTCCTATGGTCGCGGCGCCACGCGCGAGGCAGCCATCGACGACGCGCTCGATATGGCGTTCCAGGTCGGTCCGCTGGCGCGCGCGCTGGCCGATCAGCCCGACGATTTCCGCGAGAAGGCGGCCGTTGCCGTCCGCGCCGCCTTTGCGAAGCAGCCTGGAGAGACATCGGTGCTGATCGACGGCGCGGCCTGGATTGTCACCGCGCGCAACTAA
- a CDS encoding glutamine synthetase family protein, translated as MSKSSGVIAPRSEAEAFFKANPDVDSIEMIYTDFGGVPRGKRLRQHEVMAVYESGRMFPGSITVVDITGQDTVETGLVWEDGDADRSMKPIPGTLVRTPWGGETAAQFLVDFYELDGTPHDLDPRHVLGGVIDRFTADGLTPVLAVELEFYLVDPRRARDGRVRPARPDYSRDTSRNVEVYGLRELDDFRPFFDALYAATDVQDLPLESAISEFAPGQFELTLRHKPDALRACDDAIMYKRLVKAIAQQQGLEATFMAKPFADQAGSGMHIHVSVNDGSDTNIFASDDPEGTPALRHAIGGMIGTVGDGFALFAPHANSYRRFKANSYAPVAPTWGVNNRTVSFRIPAGPPPSRHVEHRACGADANPYLAVAAVLAGMHHGMTNKVDPGAAVVGNGYDRDNSGDDKPPSNWFAAVDRFHGSKLMRDYLGERFVDMFSIVKRVEQDRYFGVVPTLDYDWYLRNA; from the coding sequence ATGTCGAAGTCATCGGGCGTGATCGCGCCGCGTTCGGAGGCCGAAGCCTTTTTCAAAGCCAACCCAGACGTCGATTCGATCGAGATGATCTACACCGACTTCGGCGGCGTCCCGCGCGGCAAGCGGCTGCGGCAGCATGAGGTGATGGCGGTTTACGAAAGCGGCCGCATGTTCCCGGGTTCGATCACCGTCGTCGACATCACCGGGCAGGACACGGTCGAAACCGGTCTCGTCTGGGAGGATGGCGACGCCGACCGCTCGATGAAACCGATCCCCGGCACGCTCGTTCGCACCCCGTGGGGCGGCGAGACTGCCGCGCAGTTTCTCGTCGATTTCTACGAGCTCGACGGCACCCCGCACGACCTCGACCCGCGGCATGTGCTTGGCGGCGTGATCGACCGCTTCACCGCCGACGGACTGACCCCGGTGCTCGCGGTCGAGCTCGAATTTTACCTCGTCGATCCGCGCCGCGCCCGCGATGGCCGCGTGCGCCCTGCCCGCCCCGACTACAGCCGTGACACGTCGCGCAATGTCGAAGTCTATGGCCTGCGCGAACTCGACGATTTCCGCCCCTTCTTCGATGCCCTCTACGCCGCGACCGACGTACAGGACCTGCCGCTCGAAAGCGCGATTTCCGAATTCGCTCCCGGCCAGTTCGAACTCACCCTTCGCCACAAACCCGACGCACTCCGTGCCTGCGACGATGCAATCATGTACAAGCGCCTCGTCAAGGCGATCGCGCAGCAGCAGGGGCTCGAGGCGACTTTCATGGCCAAACCCTTCGCCGATCAAGCGGGTAGCGGCATGCACATCCATGTCTCGGTCAATGACGGCAGCGACACCAACATCTTCGCGAGCGACGATCCCGAAGGCACGCCCGCGCTCCGCCACGCGATCGGCGGCATGATCGGAACCGTCGGCGACGGGTTCGCGCTCTTCGCACCACATGCGAACAGCTATCGCCGCTTCAAGGCGAACAGCTATGCCCCTGTCGCGCCGACCTGGGGCGTCAACAACCGCACCGTATCCTTCCGCATTCCCGCCGGCCCGCCGCCGAGCCGCCATGTCGAACATCGCGCGTGCGGCGCCGACGCCAACCCCTATCTCGCGGTCGCCGCGGTCCTTGCTGGTATGCATCATGGCATGACGAACAAGGTCGATCCGGGCGCCGCGGTGGTCGGCAACGGCTATGACCGCGACAACAGCGGCGACGACAAGCCGCCGTCGAACTGGTTCGCCGCGGTCGATCGCTTTCATGGCTCCAAGCTGATGCGCGATTACCTTGGCGAGCGCTTCGTCGATATGTTCAGCATCGTGAAGCGCGTCGAACAGGACCGTTATTTTGGCGTCGTCCCCACGCTCGATTATGATTGGTATCTGCGCAACGCCTGA
- a CDS encoding ABC transporter permease has product MALFARTPRAPLEYSRTLWMRLWVGAVMVFLYAPLVVLIIFSFNDSKRNVVWRGFTTKYYEKAMGNDQLVEALLNSLTIAALATVASLVIGTFAAVMLWRFRFPLKGAIDGTISLPIIVPEICLGVAFLMFFAAVDWPTDLIWPFNLGAITIAHITFCFPFVTMVVRSRLATFNREQEEAAKDLGASEWAVFRDVLIPHIKPALVAGSLLSFTLSLDDFVITYFTSGPDTITFPVKVYSMVRFSVTPEVNAASTLLIILTVALTFVALKLQGVKAIAETH; this is encoded by the coding sequence ATGGCCCTCTTCGCCCGCACCCCGCGCGCGCCGCTCGAGTATAGCCGCACCCTCTGGATGCGGCTCTGGGTCGGCGCGGTGATGGTCTTCCTGTACGCGCCGCTCGTCGTGCTGATCATCTTCAGCTTCAACGACAGCAAGCGCAACGTCGTGTGGCGCGGCTTTACGACCAAATATTATGAAAAGGCGATGGGCAATGATCAGTTGGTCGAAGCGCTGCTCAACTCGCTGACGATCGCGGCGCTCGCCACAGTGGCCAGCCTCGTCATCGGCACGTTCGCGGCGGTGATGCTCTGGCGCTTCCGCTTTCCACTGAAGGGTGCGATCGACGGCACGATCTCGCTGCCGATCATCGTCCCCGAAATCTGCCTCGGCGTCGCTTTCCTGATGTTCTTCGCCGCGGTCGACTGGCCGACCGACCTGATCTGGCCGTTCAATCTTGGTGCGATCACCATCGCCCACATCACCTTCTGTTTCCCCTTCGTGACGATGGTCGTGCGCTCGCGCCTCGCGACCTTCAACCGCGAGCAGGAGGAGGCCGCCAAGGATCTCGGCGCAAGCGAGTGGGCGGTGTTCCGCGACGTGCTGATCCCGCACATCAAACCCGCGCTGGTTGCCGGCTCCCTGCTGTCCTTCACGCTCAGCCTCGACGATTTCGTCATTACCTATTTCACCAGCGGCCCCGACACGATCACCTTCCCGGTGAAGGTTTATTCGATGGTTCGCTTCTCGGTAACGCCCGAAGTAAACGCCGCCTCGACCCTGCTCATCATCCTTACCGTTGCCCTGACCTTCGTCGCGCTCAAACTTCAGGGCGTGAAGGCCATTGCGGAGACGCATTGA
- a CDS encoding DUF808 domain-containing protein: protein MPSGLFALLDDIATIAKVAAASIDDIGAAASKAGVKAAGVVVDDTAVTPRYVTGFTPDRELPIIWRITKGSLRNKLVFIVPVLLLLSAVAQWAITPLLMVGGAYLCFEGAEKVLHSLQKDKTSLAEDAAIVVDKDHEELMVKGAVRTDFILSAEIMVIALNEVLDEHFAMRAATLAVVAVAITIAVYGVVGLIVKMDDIGLHMAKEGNSARKAIGRGLVAFMPKLLAALALIGTAAMLWVGGQIVLHGLHEYHIGGIAEALESLAHSIAGGLPLEGLWTWLIKATGDGIFGLLLGGLIVGVLHLIPGKKAAH, encoded by the coding sequence ATGCCCTCCGGCCTTTTTGCCCTGCTCGACGATATTGCGACGATCGCTAAGGTCGCCGCAGCGAGCATCGACGATATTGGCGCCGCCGCATCGAAGGCCGGGGTCAAGGCGGCGGGGGTGGTGGTCGACGATACCGCGGTGACGCCGCGCTACGTCACCGGCTTCACCCCCGACCGCGAGCTGCCGATCATCTGGCGGATCACCAAGGGGTCTTTGCGCAATAAGCTGGTCTTTATCGTGCCGGTGTTGTTGCTCCTGTCGGCGGTTGCACAATGGGCGATCACGCCGTTGTTGATGGTCGGCGGGGCCTATCTCTGTTTCGAAGGCGCCGAAAAGGTGCTGCACTCGTTGCAGAAGGACAAGACGAGCCTCGCCGAAGACGCGGCGATCGTCGTCGACAAGGACCATGAAGAATTGATGGTGAAGGGCGCGGTGCGTACCGATTTCATCCTGTCGGCCGAGATCATGGTTATCGCGCTCAACGAGGTGCTCGACGAGCATTTCGCGATGCGCGCGGCGACGCTTGCGGTGGTCGCGGTCGCGATCACCATCGCGGTCTATGGTGTCGTGGGGCTGATCGTGAAGATGGACGATATCGGCCTGCACATGGCGAAGGAAGGCAATAGTGCGCGCAAAGCAATCGGGCGCGGGCTTGTCGCTTTCATGCCGAAGCTGTTGGCGGCGCTCGCGCTGATCGGCACCGCGGCGATGCTGTGGGTCGGCGGCCAGATCGTGCTCCACGGGCTCCATGAATATCACATCGGCGGCATTGCCGAAGCGCTGGAATCACTAGCGCACTCAATCGCGGGCGGACTTCCGCTCGAAGGGCTGTGGACGTGGCTGATCAAGGCGACGGGCGACGGCATCTTTGGGCTGTTGCTTGGCGGGTTGATCGTCGGCGTGTTGCATCTCATTCCGGGCAAGAAGGCGGCGCATTAA
- a CDS encoding ABC transporter ATP-binding protein yields the protein MTEPAKPIIQIQNVSKRFGKVTAVDNVSLDILAGEFFVLLGPSGCGKTTLLRMIAGFELPTEGRILIDGQDVTGVPPNKRPVNMVFQSYAVFPHMSVAENVAYGLKIAGVKGGEVKDRVAEALELVKLGGFETRMPDQMSGGQRQRVALARSLVMRPKVLLLDEPLSALDAKLRAQMQFELSDLQEKVGITFVTVTHDQDEALSMACRIGVINKGEVAQLATPSDLYEYPANRFVADFVGSVNIFEGKLTLDDPDKAAVDCPGLGKVYLNHGVTGPHGADVWIALRPEKIYLHVPGEGKAVKAAAQDAPDGYNFARGKIKGMSYLGDITLFEIELESGACLRVSRPNLSRHDQEDFTWGDKVSMHWRADSPVVLLG from the coding sequence ATGACCGAACCTGCCAAGCCAATCATCCAGATCCAGAATGTCTCGAAACGCTTTGGCAAGGTGACCGCGGTCGACAATGTCAGCCTCGACATTCTCGCGGGCGAATTTTTCGTGCTGCTCGGCCCCTCGGGCTGCGGCAAGACCACTTTGCTCCGCATGATCGCAGGGTTCGAATTGCCTACCGAGGGCAGGATCTTGATCGACGGGCAGGATGTCACTGGCGTCCCGCCGAACAAGCGCCCGGTGAACATGGTGTTCCAGAGCTACGCCGTTTTCCCGCACATGAGCGTCGCCGAAAATGTCGCCTATGGGCTCAAGATCGCTGGCGTGAAGGGCGGCGAGGTCAAGGACCGCGTCGCCGAAGCGCTCGAACTGGTCAAGCTCGGCGGGTTCGAGACGCGCATGCCCGACCAGATGTCTGGCGGCCAGCGCCAGCGCGTCGCGCTCGCGCGCAGTCTTGTGATGCGGCCAAAAGTGCTGCTGCTCGACGAACCGCTCTCGGCGCTCGATGCCAAGCTCCGTGCACAGATGCAGTTCGAGCTTTCGGATCTTCAGGAAAAGGTCGGCATCACCTTTGTCACCGTCACCCATGATCAGGACGAAGCGCTGTCGATGGCGTGCCGCATCGGCGTGATCAACAAGGGCGAGGTCGCGCAGCTCGCGACGCCATCGGACCTCTACGAATATCCAGCCAACCGCTTCGTCGCCGATTTCGTCGGCTCGGTGAACATCTTCGAAGGCAAGCTGACACTCGACGACCCCGACAAGGCGGCGGTCGATTGCCCGGGGCTCGGCAAGGTCTATCTGAACCACGGCGTCACCGGTCCCCACGGCGCCGACGTGTGGATCGCGCTGCGCCCCGAGAAGATCTATCTTCACGTCCCCGGCGAGGGCAAGGCGGTCAAGGCGGCGGCGCAGGACGCGCCCGACGGCTATAATTTCGCGCGCGGCAAGATCAAAGGGATGAGCTATCTCGGCGACATCACTTTGTTCGAGATCGAGTTGGAATCGGGCGCATGCCTCCGCGTATCGCGCCCGAACCTGTCGCGACATGACCAGGAAGATTTCACCTGGGGCGACAAGGTGAGCATGCACTGGCGCGCGGATAGCCCGGTGGTGCTGCTGGGCTGA
- a CDS encoding glucokinase, with the protein MSERIVTVDIGGTHARFAIAEIEGGRVLSLGEATTLHTKDHASFQTAWQDFERQQGGTLPRGVAIAIAGPTRGEIIRFTNNPWIIRPALINEKMNVDRYVLVNDFEAVGHAVAQADESYFERLTGPDEPLPATGTITIIGPGTGLGVAHIWRDDDNYRVQATEGGHIDFAPLDSIEDAILARLRKRHRRVSIERIVSGPGIVDIYETLAALEGRAIPRLDDKAIWTKALEGGDSLAAAAVDRFCLSLGSVAGDLALAQGAIGVVIAGGLGLRIRDSLVRSGFPERFIEKGRFEGFMSALPVKLITHPQPGLFGAAAAFARQYA; encoded by the coding sequence ATGAGCGAACGGATCGTCACGGTGGACATCGGCGGCACGCATGCGCGCTTTGCGATTGCCGAGATCGAAGGCGGCCGCGTCCTGTCGCTCGGTGAGGCGACGACGCTGCACACCAAGGACCATGCGAGCTTCCAGACCGCGTGGCAGGATTTCGAGCGCCAGCAGGGCGGCACGCTGCCGCGCGGCGTCGCGATTGCCATCGCAGGGCCGACACGCGGCGAGATCATCCGTTTCACCAACAATCCGTGGATCATCCGCCCTGCGTTGATCAACGAAAAGATGAACGTCGACCGTTATGTGCTCGTCAATGATTTTGAGGCCGTCGGTCATGCGGTGGCACAGGCTGATGAAAGCTATTTCGAACGGCTGACCGGCCCCGACGAGCCGCTGCCCGCGACGGGTACGATCACGATCATCGGGCCCGGAACCGGCCTCGGCGTCGCGCATATCTGGCGCGATGACGACAATTATCGGGTGCAGGCGACCGAGGGCGGCCATATAGATTTCGCACCGCTCGACAGCATCGAGGATGCGATCCTCGCGCGGCTGCGCAAGCGGCACCGGCGCGTGTCGATCGAGCGGATTGTCTCGGGGCCGGGCATCGTCGACATTTATGAGACGCTGGCGGCGCTCGAAGGACGCGCGATCCCGCGGCTCGACGACAAGGCGATCTGGACTAAGGCTCTGGAAGGAGGCGACAGCCTCGCCGCGGCGGCGGTCGATCGTTTCTGCCTGTCGCTGGGCAGCGTCGCGGGCGACCTGGCGCTGGCGCAGGGGGCGATCGGCGTCGTCATTGCGGGCGGCCTTGGGCTGCGCATCCGCGACAGCCTCGTGCGCTCGGGCTTTCCCGAACGTTTTATCGAAAAGGGGCGCTTTGAGGGCTTTATGTCGGCCTTGCCGGTCAAGCTCATCACCCACCCACAGCCAGGGCTGTTCGGTGCGGCGGCGGCGTTCGCGCGGCAATATGCCTAA